The proteins below are encoded in one region of Campylobacter rectus:
- a CDS encoding PIN domain-containing protein has translation MARFIIDDENISIDNLATLKKLGEKDKIYIVTNNRQKLSISVLAWFFARKIKIKIILLESAHKDYADKIITFLMGKLSHKKGKIYIVSNDKFYDDVIEFFNKQDKNGGKFYKLKFDFSRSQTAQLIEENQDQIAILIRNSGSLSELHMKFISKFGSKNGAGVYNALKEDARKIYKNSQSALLENPQKRDVKQIAALKSEKFPINNESGWREFNERERSQLGINLSDESALRAQNDATNRQNLENYSQNVQILRPGNPAPLESKRGSAADAGQILVKAQAANATERNLGGGNEAQEEQARSAEHDLNGKSVFESGRAGDEAQNLNDEGCVFRAERLGGADQNLIDQSDFEIKSAGDAEQKFGVESAAKELAVDNLQKNPQSKRQPQTQKAKQTVSQNETKNKTKAGAKNGSENTAKTQSALKIDESKKQEIRKIAFDSKNLGDFHNGLVKKYGADAANKLYKTLKQKAKEYLNKRAAKAKV, from the coding sequence ATGGCAAGATTTATAATAGATGATGAAAATATAAGCATAGATAATCTAGCGACGCTAAAAAAGCTGGGCGAAAAAGATAAAATTTATATCGTAACCAACAATAGGCAAAAGCTAAGTATCTCGGTTTTAGCATGGTTTTTTGCGCGAAAAATCAAAATAAAAATTATACTTTTAGAAAGTGCGCACAAGGACTACGCCGATAAAATAATTACATTTTTAATGGGCAAACTCTCGCATAAAAAAGGCAAAATTTATATCGTCAGCAACGATAAATTTTACGATGACGTGATAGAGTTTTTTAATAAACAAGATAAAAACGGCGGCAAATTTTATAAACTCAAATTTGACTTCAGCCGCTCGCAAACGGCGCAGCTAATTGAAGAAAATCAAGACCAAATCGCGATTTTGATAAGAAATTCCGGCAGTCTTAGCGAGCTTCATATGAAATTTATCTCGAAATTCGGCAGCAAAAACGGAGCCGGCGTGTATAACGCGCTCAAGGAGGATGCGAGGAAAATTTACAAAAACTCTCAAAGCGCGCTTCTTGAAAATCCGCAAAAACGTGATGTGAAGCAGATCGCCGCGCTAAAATCGGAAAAATTTCCGATAAATAACGAGAGCGGCTGGCGGGAATTTAACGAGCGAGAAAGATCGCAGCTGGGAATAAATTTGAGCGACGAGTCGGCTTTGCGAGCCCAAAATGATGCGACGAATAGGCAAAATTTAGAAAATTATTCGCAAAATGTTCAAATTTTACGGCCGGGCAATCCTGCTCCTTTAGAAAGCAAAAGGGGTTCTGCGGCAGATGCCGGGCAAATTTTAGTTAAGGCGCAAGCGGCCAATGCTACGGAGCGAAATTTAGGCGGCGGAAATGAAGCGCAAGAAGAGCAAGCAAGGAGCGCCGAGCACGATCTAAACGGTAAAAGCGTTTTTGAATCGGGGCGAGCGGGAGACGAAGCGCAAAATTTGAACGATGAAGGATGCGTTTTTCGGGCTGAGCGATTAGGCGGCGCGGATCAAAATTTAATCGACCAAAGCGATTTTGAAATAAAATCGGCGGGCGATGCGGAGCAAAAATTTGGCGTAGAGTCGGCCGCTAAGGAGCTAGCGGTTGATAATTTGCAGAAAAATCCGCAATCTAAACGTCAGCCGCAAACTCAAAAGGCAAAACAAACCGTTTCTCAAAACGAAACGAAGAATAAAACTAAAGCCGGGGCGAAAAACGGCTCTGAAAATACGGCAAAAACGCAGTCCGCGCTCAAAATCGACGAGAGCAAAAAGCAAGAGATCAGAAAAATAGCGTTTGATAGTAAAAATTTGGGCGATTTTCATAACGGCTTGGTTAAAAAATACGGTGCAGACGCCGCAAATAAGCTCTACAAGACGCTAAAGCAAAAAGCCAAAGAGTATCTGAATAAGCGCGCGGCAAAGGCTAAAGTTTAG
- a CDS encoding uroporphyrinogen-III synthase yields MIYLVGSNLKFEGVKTLVLNEIKFNKFSVNLAEFDALVLTSKNSVNALKFNQISPAGLQIYSIGEGTSRAAREFGFAQIYTAKNAHGNDFAAEIASLLNGKKTLFLRARETASSVGEILRESGVNLTQIIAYENVFKPLEKEQKPPKNSAIIFTAPSAVRNFTRNFGWDESYKAVAIGLTTAKELGNFTAPAVSSEQNINSCVSLAKTLL; encoded by the coding sequence ATGATCTATCTGGTCGGGTCGAATTTGAAATTTGAAGGCGTAAAAACGCTGGTTTTAAACGAGATCAAATTTAATAAATTTAGCGTAAATTTGGCTGAATTCGACGCGCTGGTTTTGACCTCTAAAAACTCCGTAAACGCGCTAAAATTTAATCAAATTTCGCCCGCTGGTTTGCAAATTTACTCTATCGGCGAAGGCACTAGCCGCGCGGCTAGGGAGTTTGGTTTCGCTCAAATTTACACTGCAAAAAACGCTCACGGAAACGACTTTGCCGCCGAGATCGCATCGCTTTTAAATGGCAAAAAAACGTTATTTTTAAGAGCGCGCGAGACGGCTTCTAGCGTAGGTGAAATTTTACGCGAGAGCGGCGTAAATTTGACGCAAATAATCGCTTATGAAAACGTTTTTAAACCGCTTGAAAAAGAGCAAAAACCGCCTAAAAATTCGGCGATTATTTTTACGGCTCCCTCAGCGGTGCGAAATTTTACTCGAAATTTTGGCTGGGATGAGAGCTATAAAGCCGTCGCTATCGGGCTTACGACGGCAAAAGAGCTGGGAAATTTCACCGCGCCCGCAGTGAGCTCGGAGCAAAATATAAATTCCTGCGTAAGCCTCGCAAAAACGCTACTTTAA
- the purD gene encoding phosphoribosylamine--glycine ligase codes for MKILIIGSGGREYSIALKLQESYKHELFFAPGNGATSKLGTNLSIKDYKKLAEFAEVEQIELTIVGPEAPLNGGVVDIFKARNLNIFGPSKAAARLEGSKAFMKDFLARNAIRTAAYLNTDDYDAAAKFIDSLVAPVVVKADGLCAGKGVIIAQSCEEAKAAARDMLSGESFGEAGKRVVVEEFLDGFELSFFAICDGENFVSLPVAQDHKRLKDNDEGPNTGGMGAYAPSPLASPELIKQVEEEVVKPTLKGMKAEGNPFCGVLFVGLMVVKGVPYVLEFNVRFGDPECEVLMPLIDGDLGEILLNAAKGDLKPVKLKDEFAVGVVIASKNYPFSSSSRAKIGVKNIPENSHIAYAGVSEQGGEIYADGGRVLVCVGLGKSIKQAQQKAYELCENVEFDGAQYRKDIAWQMLKGRE; via the coding sequence ATGAAAATTTTGATAATCGGAAGCGGCGGGCGCGAATACTCCATAGCTCTAAAACTTCAAGAATCCTACAAACACGAGCTTTTCTTCGCTCCAGGCAACGGAGCGACCTCAAAGCTCGGCACAAATTTAAGCATAAAAGACTATAAGAAACTCGCAGAATTTGCCGAGGTTGAGCAAATAGAACTAACGATCGTCGGCCCCGAAGCGCCGCTAAATGGCGGCGTCGTGGATATCTTTAAGGCGCGAAATTTAAATATTTTCGGGCCGAGCAAGGCTGCGGCCAGGCTTGAGGGCAGCAAAGCGTTTATGAAGGACTTTTTGGCTAGAAACGCTATCCGAACGGCTGCCTATCTAAATACCGATGATTACGATGCTGCGGCTAAATTTATCGACTCTCTTGTCGCTCCGGTCGTCGTTAAGGCCGACGGACTGTGCGCGGGCAAAGGCGTGATAATCGCGCAAAGCTGCGAGGAAGCAAAAGCTGCCGCTCGCGATATGCTAAGCGGCGAGAGCTTCGGCGAGGCCGGCAAACGCGTGGTCGTGGAGGAGTTTTTGGACGGATTTGAGCTTAGCTTTTTTGCGATTTGCGACGGCGAAAATTTCGTCAGCTTGCCCGTAGCGCAAGATCACAAGCGCCTAAAAGATAACGACGAGGGTCCAAATACCGGCGGTATGGGCGCCTACGCCCCTAGTCCGCTAGCAAGCCCCGAGCTAATAAAACAGGTCGAAGAAGAGGTCGTAAAACCGACGCTAAAAGGCATGAAAGCCGAGGGAAATCCTTTCTGCGGCGTGCTTTTCGTGGGGCTTATGGTGGTTAAGGGCGTGCCATATGTGCTTGAGTTTAACGTGCGTTTCGGCGATCCGGAGTGCGAAGTGCTAATGCCGCTGATCGACGGCGATCTGGGCGAAATTTTATTAAACGCGGCAAAAGGCGATCTAAAACCCGTGAAGCTAAAAGACGAATTTGCCGTCGGAGTCGTGATAGCTAGTAAAAATTATCCTTTTTCAAGCTCGTCCAGAGCCAAGATCGGCGTAAAAAACATACCCGAAAATTCGCACATAGCATACGCGGGCGTGAGCGAGCAGGGCGGCGAGATATACGCCGACGGCGGGCGAGTGCTCGTGTGCGTAGGGCTTGGTAAAAGCATAAAGCAGGCGCAGCAAAAGGCCTATGAACTTTGCGAAAACGTAGAATTTGACGGCGCGCAGTACCGAAAAGATATCGCCTGGCAAATGCTAAAAGGGCGCGAATGA
- a CDS encoding RDD family protein — MSRSVIDKLENEDITLASVGKRAVAWGIDKFLISFLFYVAYYEKFDGLDYEQIRALAMEMIPQIILLEVIYQTFFTWYCGASIGKVAMKIMCVDVDLLDKPDLLNSFTRSLVRIISENAFFLGFAWAFSNPLFQTWQDKAAKTVVINVY, encoded by the coding sequence ATGAGCAGAAGCGTCATCGATAAGCTCGAAAACGAAGATATCACGCTCGCTAGCGTCGGCAAAAGGGCCGTCGCGTGGGGGATAGATAAATTTCTGATCTCGTTTTTGTTTTATGTCGCTTACTACGAGAAATTTGACGGGTTGGACTACGAGCAGATCAGAGCGCTAGCTATGGAGATGATACCGCAGATCATCTTGCTCGAGGTCATTTATCAGACGTTTTTTACGTGGTATTGCGGCGCTAGCATCGGCAAGGTCGCGATGAAGATTATGTGCGTGGATGTCGATCTGCTCGATAAGCCAGATCTGCTAAATTCTTTCACCCGCTCCTTGGTGCGCATCATCAGCGAAAACGCCTTTTTCCTAGGCTTTGCGTGGGCGTTTTCAAATCCATTATTTCAAACGTGGCAAGACAAGGCCGCGAAAACGGTAGTTATAAATGTTTATTAG
- a CDS encoding LPS-assembly protein LptD, with the protein MFIRIFLTLIFGAFSCLAVQNFELLADDVKRDNGVVTADKNVLVYSQDYLISADRAVYDQRKEILELFGNVNLMKNKDEISRCSYAKIDLNSKDSNYETLFMMNRDMEVWMQSDESNSTSKFYAVNGAVVSSCNVQNPDWKIKFSSGKLNRESKFLHLYNPVFYVGNVPVFYLPYFGFSTDTRRRTGLLPPEFGYGKNDGFYYKQPIYIAEYDSWDFQFDPQIRTKRGAGIYGTLRFADSPYSKGSVTLGAFKDTESYRQKQTKKNSLRLPLKNKTHKGAEVKYERDRLVKHLISGDLQEGLWLDATALNDIDYINLKKRSTGSDDNPLVTSKLNYFLSGDKHYFGAYARYYVNTSKIGSPNENKDTLQEYPSFQYHKFTDSFILPNVLYSVDLYSHNYTRKIGVKATQYEFNLPVSFHLPLADDYLKFSYYHYLYATRVDYSKKIYRPTGDEDRSANYIENYHKFSLHTDLAKAYESFYHSLNLGLDYVVKAYNKGDLPDRYETAEDDGNVYIYDTLGRKYQSFINPQHTRDEISARATQYFFNENGSKILRHTISQGYYTKENKRSNLKNIIGWYPLANLSFYNRLEYSHVNKYFEKVQSGASYTHDKFGASLWHTLQRKNAQEKQNYLHLNGYVELPHSYKLFSGTQYDLERNYNKQWQLGVSHRRKCWNYTFVYEEELEPTTTTSGTAAKKSRGVYFFINFYPMGGVHYDFSVGQTTQGS; encoded by the coding sequence ATGTTTATTAGAATTTTTCTGACGCTTATTTTCGGGGCTTTTAGTTGCCTTGCGGTTCAAAATTTCGAGCTTTTAGCCGATGACGTAAAACGCGATAACGGCGTAGTTACGGCGGATAAAAACGTGCTTGTTTATTCGCAAGATTATTTAATAAGCGCAGATAGAGCCGTTTATGATCAGCGAAAAGAGATTTTGGAGCTTTTCGGCAATGTAAATTTGATGAAAAATAAGGACGAAATTTCGCGCTGCTCATACGCAAAAATCGATCTAAATAGCAAAGATAGCAACTACGAGACGCTATTTATGATGAATCGCGATATGGAAGTATGGATGCAAAGCGACGAGAGCAACAGCACGTCTAAATTTTATGCGGTAAACGGCGCGGTCGTATCAAGCTGCAACGTCCAAAACCCCGACTGGAAGATCAAATTTAGCAGCGGCAAGCTAAACCGCGAGAGTAAATTTTTACACCTTTATAACCCCGTATTTTACGTCGGAAACGTCCCTGTGTTTTATCTGCCGTATTTTGGATTTTCCACCGATACTCGCAGACGTACGGGACTTTTGCCGCCGGAGTTCGGCTACGGTAAAAACGACGGATTTTACTACAAACAGCCTATTTATATCGCCGAATACGACAGCTGGGACTTTCAGTTCGACCCTCAAATTCGCACCAAACGCGGTGCGGGCATCTACGGTACGCTTAGATTTGCCGATTCGCCTTATTCCAAGGGGTCGGTGACGCTTGGCGCGTTTAAGGATACCGAGAGCTACCGTCAAAAACAAACGAAGAAAAACTCGCTCAGACTTCCGCTAAAAAACAAAACGCATAAGGGTGCCGAGGTAAAATACGAGCGCGACAGGCTCGTTAAGCACCTGATAAGCGGCGATTTGCAAGAGGGTCTATGGCTCGATGCTACGGCGCTAAACGATATCGACTACATAAATTTGAAAAAACGTAGCACCGGTAGCGACGACAACCCTCTTGTGACGTCAAAGCTAAACTACTTCCTAAGCGGCGACAAGCACTACTTCGGCGCATACGCGAGATACTACGTAAATACCTCAAAAATCGGTAGTCCAAACGAAAACAAAGACACGCTTCAAGAGTATCCGAGCTTTCAGTATCATAAATTTACCGACAGCTTTATCTTGCCAAACGTGCTTTATTCGGTTGATCTTTATTCGCATAACTACACGAGAAAAATCGGCGTAAAAGCGACGCAGTATGAGTTTAATCTGCCCGTTTCCTTTCACCTGCCTTTGGCGGACGATTATCTTAAATTTTCTTATTATCACTATTTATACGCTACTCGCGTGGATTATTCAAAGAAAATTTACCGTCCGACGGGAGACGAGGATAGGAGCGCAAACTACATAGAAAACTATCATAAATTTTCGCTTCATACGGATCTGGCCAAGGCTTACGAGAGCTTTTATCATAGCCTAAATTTGGGCTTAGACTATGTGGTTAAAGCCTATAATAAAGGCGATCTGCCCGACAGATACGAGACTGCGGAGGATGACGGCAACGTATATATCTACGATACGCTCGGACGAAAATATCAAAGCTTTATCAACCCCCAGCACACCAGAGACGAGATTTCGGCTAGAGCGACGCAGTATTTCTTTAACGAAAACGGAAGTAAAATTTTGCGCCACACGATTTCGCAGGGTTATTACACCAAAGAAAACAAGCGCTCAAATTTGAAAAATATCATCGGCTGGTACCCGCTAGCGAATTTATCTTTTTACAACAGACTTGAGTATTCGCATGTAAATAAATACTTTGAAAAAGTCCAAAGCGGCGCTAGCTATACGCACGATAAATTCGGCGCTAGCCTTTGGCACACGTTGCAAAGAAAAAACGCGCAAGAAAAGCAAAACTACTTGCACCTAAACGGCTACGTCGAGCTTCCGCACAGCTACAAGCTATTTAGCGGCACTCAGTATGATCTCGAGCGCAACTACAACAAGCAGTGGCAGCTAGGCGTCTCTCACCGCAGAAAGTGCTGGAACTACACCTTTGTTTACGAAGAGGAGCTTGAGCCGACGACCACCACGAGCGGAACGGCCGCGAAAAAATCAAGAGGCGTTTATTTCTTTATAAATTTCTATCCGATGGGCGGCGTGCATTACGACTTTTCGGTAGGACAGACGACGCAGGGCAGCTGA
- a CDS encoding phosphoribosyltransferase family protein produces MGDYRDFMFENQLEAAEKLLEILPKKELVAGEYLMICGSINSVIMVDSVARGLNLSYEILFCERIFAPNNPECEIAMVSEKDDVVLNDELIRSFGISYDFVYGEADRKYDEKILKNVYKFRKGNLIGDLKDRNILLIDEGCETGLTALTCLKTLMRERVKSVTYATPLIAADVAAAMAPLVDEIYAVHKITNFIEVDFYYENKIEPKPETVLSILEESPFYIPLQKQGDNRVCSIQ; encoded by the coding sequence ATGGGCGATTACCGGGACTTTATGTTTGAAAACCAGCTCGAAGCGGCCGAAAAACTGCTTGAAATTTTGCCAAAAAAAGAGCTGGTCGCGGGCGAATATCTGATGATATGCGGCTCCATAAACTCGGTCATTATGGTCGATAGTGTGGCTCGCGGGCTAAATTTGAGTTACGAGATTTTATTTTGCGAGCGTATTTTCGCGCCGAATAACCCCGAATGCGAAATCGCGATGGTTAGCGAAAAAGACGACGTGGTGCTAAACGACGAGCTGATTCGGAGCTTTGGCATTAGTTACGACTTCGTCTACGGCGAGGCTGACCGTAAATATGACGAAAAAATCCTAAAAAACGTCTATAAATTTAGAAAAGGCAATCTCATCGGCGATCTAAAGGATAGAAATATCCTGCTCATCGACGAGGGTTGCGAGACGGGGCTTACGGCGCTAACCTGCCTAAAAACGCTTATGCGTGAGCGGGTAAAATCGGTCACCTACGCCACGCCGCTCATCGCCGCAGACGTCGCCGCAGCTATGGCGCCGCTGGTGGATGAAATTTACGCCGTGCATAAGATCACAAATTTTATCGAGGTGGATTTTTACTACGAAAACAAAATCGAACCAAAACCCGAAACCGTGCTTTCCATTTTAGAGGAGAGTCCGTTTTATATACCATTACAAAAGCAAGGAGATAACAGGGTATGCAGTATTCAATAG
- a CDS encoding polyribonucleotide nucleotidyltransferase, translating into MQYSIEVNNQVEIYDINKVAKQASGAALLRVKNTVVLATVAREDTQVSEDFLPLTVQYIEKTYAAGRIPGGYVKRETKPGDFETLTSRIIDRSLRPLFPKGYAYPTQIVVMVLSCDPEVDLQVVALNAASVALYLSDIPVNAPVCGVRVGYIDNKFVINPSNSELKTSALDLYVAGVKDELLMIEMRSIATQKDEMMPIALDPMMDPNLGGEVIATQDMNEFSEDLIVEAIAEAGKAILRASNAYEEAFSQHKKEDAQLELKPEIENESIAVYLDEFYKNEVKAAINQMAKSERAGELNKIAKQILTDEVAQKEGWEEEVVSNVLAKFKKKIVREQIINEGVRADGRGLKDVRPISIETNILPNAHGSCLFTRGQTQALVVATLGTDGDAQMYDMLTEKGAVTDKFMFNYNFPGFSVGEASPLKAPGRRELGHGNLAKRALAPSIDSDSPYTIRLVSEILESNGSSSMASVCGGSLALRAAGVDTPKLVAGVAMGLIFEGEKHAVLTDIMGLEDHDGDMDFKVAGSKDGITALQMDIKLGGISLDVLKEALLQACEGRLHILNLMETANKNISVNEEILPKLELFSVDPGKIVDIIGQAGKTIKEIIEKFDVAIDLDREKGEVKIAGAQKSSVDAAKDYIIQIVSKDGGKGFGGRRGGRDGKEGRAHKTPEFNIGDEFEGEVKSVVEFGAFIGLPGGVDGLLHISKIKTPLKAGDRVKVKISEQKGHKISLSLAQ; encoded by the coding sequence ATGCAGTATTCAATAGAAGTCAATAATCAAGTCGAAATTTACGATATAAACAAGGTCGCCAAGCAAGCTAGCGGCGCGGCGCTTTTGCGCGTGAAAAACACCGTAGTTTTGGCTACCGTCGCTCGCGAAGATACGCAAGTTAGCGAAGATTTTTTGCCGCTAACGGTGCAATACATCGAAAAAACATATGCAGCGGGCAGGATACCGGGCGGCTACGTAAAAAGAGAGACTAAGCCCGGAGACTTCGAGACGCTAACCTCGCGTATCATCGATCGCTCGCTGCGCCCGCTCTTTCCAAAGGGCTACGCATATCCGACGCAAATCGTCGTGATGGTGCTATCTTGCGATCCGGAAGTCGATCTGCAAGTCGTCGCTCTAAATGCGGCTTCGGTCGCGCTTTATCTTAGCGACATTCCCGTAAATGCACCTGTTTGCGGCGTGCGCGTGGGCTACATAGATAATAAATTCGTAATAAATCCTAGCAACTCCGAGCTAAAAACCTCCGCGCTCGATCTCTATGTCGCGGGTGTGAAAGACGAGCTTTTGATGATCGAGATGAGGAGCATCGCGACGCAAAAAGACGAGATGATGCCTATCGCGCTAGATCCTATGATGGATCCGAATTTGGGCGGTGAAGTGATAGCGACGCAAGATATGAACGAATTTAGCGAAGATCTCATCGTAGAGGCGATCGCAGAAGCGGGCAAAGCGATACTTCGCGCCTCAAACGCCTACGAAGAGGCCTTTAGTCAGCACAAAAAAGAGGATGCGCAGCTCGAGCTAAAACCCGAGATCGAAAACGAGAGCATCGCCGTTTATCTAGACGAATTTTACAAAAACGAGGTCAAAGCCGCGATAAATCAAATGGCTAAAAGCGAACGTGCCGGCGAATTAAACAAGATCGCTAAACAAATTTTGACCGACGAAGTAGCACAAAAAGAGGGCTGGGAGGAGGAGGTCGTCTCTAACGTCCTGGCTAAATTTAAGAAAAAAATAGTCCGCGAGCAGATCATAAACGAGGGCGTGCGCGCCGACGGCAGAGGGCTTAAGGATGTCCGCCCGATCAGCATCGAGACGAATATTTTGCCAAATGCTCACGGCAGCTGCCTCTTTACTCGCGGTCAGACGCAAGCTCTCGTGGTGGCGACCTTAGGCACCGACGGCGACGCGCAGATGTATGATATGCTAACGGAAAAGGGCGCCGTGACGGATAAATTTATGTTTAACTACAACTTCCCGGGCTTTAGCGTCGGCGAGGCTAGCCCGCTAAAAGCTCCGGGCAGACGCGAGCTGGGTCACGGCAACCTCGCTAAACGCGCGCTTGCGCCTAGCATCGATTCGGATTCGCCTTATACGATCAGGCTCGTGTCTGAAATTTTAGAAAGTAACGGCTCAAGCTCGATGGCTAGCGTTTGCGGCGGCTCTTTGGCGCTGAGGGCTGCCGGCGTCGATACGCCAAAACTGGTCGCGGGCGTCGCGATGGGGCTAATCTTCGAGGGCGAAAAACACGCCGTGCTAACCGACATCATGGGGCTAGAGGATCACGACGGCGATATGGACTTTAAGGTCGCGGGCAGCAAAGACGGCATAACCGCGCTTCAGATGGATATAAAGCTGGGCGGCATCAGCCTTGACGTGCTAAAAGAGGCGCTTTTGCAGGCGTGCGAGGGCAGGCTGCATATATTAAATTTGATGGAAACGGCAAACAAAAACATCAGCGTAAATGAGGAAATTTTGCCTAAACTGGAGCTTTTTAGCGTTGATCCGGGCAAGATCGTAGATATCATCGGGCAAGCGGGCAAAACGATAAAAGAGATCATCGAAAAATTTGACGTCGCCATCGACCTTGACCGCGAAAAAGGCGAGGTAAAGATCGCCGGCGCGCAAAAATCAAGCGTAGACGCGGCAAAAGACTACATCATACAAATAGTCTCGAAAGACGGCGGTAAAGGCTTTGGCGGCAGAAGAGGCGGCAGAGACGGTAAAGAGGGCAGAGCTCATAAGACGCCTGAATTTAATATCGGAGACGAATTTGAGGGCGAGGTAAAAAGCGTAGTGGAATTTGGCGCCTTTATCGGACTTCCCGGCGGTGTAGACGGACTTTTGCATATCTCAAAGATCAAAACGCCCCTAAAAGCCGGCGACAGGGTGAAGGTAAAAATCAGCGAGCAAAAAGGGCACAAGATATCCCTTTCTCTAGCGCAATAA
- a CDS encoding universal stress protein, whose amino-acid sequence MQYKKIFFPIGAGDDVKERIYGALLVAKHFNSHIEILACQLDPSVVYNMKMTLRGGVLYEEFLKAAKADLGLEHEQNETIFNKLCAEFGVQVSDEPIEGKTTAKFITKSGKRSVLVEQESKFCDMVVAAVPLDGKITGTFQAAVLKSGKTAIAIPRRMTSFKTENILVSWNGSTQNSRAVSSSIELLKNAKKVHCITCMPHSGDGNAEENLKKLEGYLKLHGIHATYEIVNTTSVPGEALLKSAKEGGFDLIVAGRYGENGFLEIFLSGTSRYFLKNTTIPVFM is encoded by the coding sequence ATGCAGTATAAAAAAATATTTTTTCCTATCGGTGCGGGCGATGACGTCAAGGAGCGCATATACGGAGCTTTGCTAGTCGCCAAGCACTTTAACAGCCATATCGAGATTTTGGCTTGCCAGCTCGATCCTAGCGTGGTTTATAATATGAAAATGACGCTGCGAGGCGGCGTACTCTACGAAGAGTTTTTAAAAGCGGCAAAGGCTGATTTAGGACTCGAGCATGAGCAAAACGAAACTATTTTTAACAAGCTTTGCGCCGAGTTTGGCGTGCAGGTCAGCGACGAGCCGATCGAGGGCAAGACAACGGCTAAATTTATCACTAAAAGCGGCAAACGAAGCGTCTTGGTCGAGCAGGAGTCTAAATTTTGCGATATGGTGGTTGCCGCGGTGCCGCTTGACGGCAAGATCACGGGCACTTTCCAGGCCGCCGTGCTAAAAAGCGGCAAGACCGCCATCGCGATACCTAGGCGTATGACGAGCTTTAAAACCGAAAATATCTTAGTTAGCTGGAACGGCTCTACGCAAAACTCGCGTGCCGTGAGCAGCTCCATCGAGCTGCTAAAAAATGCGAAAAAAGTGCATTGCATCACTTGTATGCCTCATTCCGGCGACGGAAACGCGGAAGAAAATCTAAAAAAACTCGAGGGGTATCTAAAACTGCACGGCATCCATGCGACTTACGAAATCGTAAATACAACCTCGGTACCGGGCGAAGCGCTGCTAAAAAGCGCCAAAGAGGGGGGCTTTGACCTGATCGTGGCGGGCAGATACGGCGAAAACGGCTTTTTAGAGATATTTTTGAGCGGTACTTCGAGATATTTTCTTAAAAATACTACGATACCCGTCTTTATGTAA
- a CDS encoding RNA-binding domain-containing protein: MKILDQIKNGESKTLELKEKLPDNKSIAKTVIAFANTGGGKIIVGINDKLKITGVDANSVYALKDKIASVIFDSCSPDILPEIYTININGKLLLVIEIFRGNLMPYFLKSEEKTDGVYIRVGATNRKASPQIIEELQRHKRYVSFDEEINYDITVREPDMIPLKTRFAKTGKTLSDEKLRNLNLIKTDRGITYPTNALLILLGKFPHCSVKCARFKGITMEVFIDKKEYRGNIFSILENTQNFILNHINLSAKIEGLYRTDNYEIPIVALREALINALIHRDYANFGRDIKMGVYDDIVNIVSPGALPSIVTIEDILRGRSEIRNKVIANVFKELGLIEQWGSGINRIMLTCKKAGLDQPKIKEQGGFVDVEFYRPKKY, from the coding sequence ATGAAAATATTAGACCAAATAAAAAACGGCGAAAGCAAAACTCTTGAGTTAAAAGAAAAACTGCCCGATAATAAATCAATAGCAAAAACGGTGATCGCCTTTGCAAATACCGGCGGAGGCAAAATAATAGTAGGCATAAACGACAAACTAAAAATAACCGGAGTGGACGCAAATAGCGTCTACGCGCTAAAAGATAAGATAGCTTCGGTGATATTTGATAGCTGCTCGCCGGACATCTTACCTGAAATTTATACGATAAATATTAACGGCAAACTTCTTTTAGTGATAGAGATTTTCCGAGGCAACCTAATGCCCTATTTCCTAAAAAGCGAAGAAAAGACTGATGGTGTCTACATAAGAGTCGGTGCCACAAATAGAAAAGCAAGCCCTCAAATCATAGAAGAGCTTCAAAGACATAAAAGATATGTAAGCTTTGACGAGGAGATAAACTACGATATAACCGTCAGAGAACCAGATATGATACCCCTAAAAACAAGATTTGCTAAAACCGGTAAAACGCTAAGCGATGAAAAGCTAAGAAATTTAAACCTCATAAAAACCGATAGGGGTATCACTTATCCCACAAACGCTCTTTTGATACTTCTTGGCAAATTTCCTCACTGCTCGGTAAAGTGCGCAAGATTTAAGGGTATAACGATGGAGGTGTTTATAGATAAAAAAGAATACAGGGGAAATATATTTAGTATCCTTGAAAACACTCAAAACTTTATACTAAATCATATAAATTTAAGCGCCAAGATAGAAGGACTGTATAGAACCGATAACTACGAGATACCTATAGTAGCTCTCAGGGAAGCGCTGATAAACGCGCTTATTCATAGGGATTACGCAAATTTCGGAAGAGATATAAAAATGGGAGTATATGATGACATAGTAAATATCGTCTCGCCTGGAGCTTTGCCAAGCATAGTAACCATCGAAGACATACTAAGAGGCAGAAGCGAGATAAGAAATAAGGTCATAGCAAATGTCTTTAAAGAGCTTGGCCTGATAGAACAGTGGGGAAGCGGCATAAATAGGATAATGCTAACCTGCAAGAAAGCAGGACTAGATCAACCTAAGATAAAAGAACAAGGGGGCTTTGTGGATGTTGAGTTTTATAGGCCTAAAAAATATTAG